Proteins encoded within one genomic window of Triticum aestivum cultivar Chinese Spring chromosome 2D, IWGSC CS RefSeq v2.1, whole genome shotgun sequence:
- the LOC123053805 gene encoding probable GMP synthase [glutamine-hydrolyzing] encodes MSGSSSRGRLSPASGGGDSEPRSAGSRTRSVSATRGRKASPRPGRDVASATATVEEKKPAAVPTLLPSLSVPAGMRRQELLLRSGFSLDASCSSDASTDSFCSRASTGRIGRPVFGPRKKKTVSQADHKVSAMLEREAGSASPSDASGLKRRCAWVTANTDPCYVAFHDEEWGVPVHDDKKLFELLVLSGSLAELTWPTILNKRSIFREVFMDFDPASVSKLSERKIIAPGSPSSSLLSEQKLRGVIENARQILKVIEEFGSFDKYCWSFVNHRPILSTFRYPRQVPVKTSKADAISKDLVRRGFRSVGPTVVYTFMQVSGMTNDHLISCYRFAECAAAATGAKPTTESGSEANSGASNHATEQKANGAANGLAVDIELSRTIDELSIS; translated from the exons ATGTCTGGGTCTAGCTCGAGGGGGCGGCTGTCGCCGGCTTCAGGTGGTGGAGACTCTGAGCCGCGGTCTGCGGGGAGCAGGACACGATCTGTGTCTGCTACCCGGGGTCGGAAGGCGTCGCCGAGGCCTGGGAGGGATGTCGCATCAGCAACAGCGACAGTGGAGGAGAAGAAGCCTGCTGCGGTGCCTACATTGCTCCCTTCTCTCAGCGTGCCGGCAGGGATGCGCCGGCAGGAGCTGCTACTGCGCTCAGGGTTCTCTCTCGACGCCTCATGCTCATCAGACGCTTCGACAGACTCATTCTGCAGCCGGGCATCCACTGGGCGGATTGGGAGGCCGGTGTTtgggccgaggaagaagaagaccgtcTCCCAGGCTGATCATAAGGTCTCTGCCATGCTGGAAAGAGAGGCTGGATCTGCTTCTCCAAGTGATGCTTCTGGTCTGAAGAGGAGGTGTGCTTGGGTGACTGCTAATACCG ATCCATGTTATGTTGCATTTCATGACGAAGAGTGGGGAGTTCCAGTTCATGACGACAA GAAGTTGTTTGAGTTACTGGTGCTCTCGGGTTCACTGGCCGAACTTACATGGCCAACAATTTTGAACAAGAGATCTATATTCAG GGAGGTTTTCATGGATTTTGACCCTGCATCAGTCTCTAAATTAAGCGAGAGGAAGATTATTGCACCTGGAAGTCCTAGCAGCTCCTTGTTATCTGAACAGAAATTGCGGGGTGTTATTGAGAATGCCCGACAAATACTGAAG GTTATAGAGGAGTTTGGGTCATTTGATAAGTACTGCTGGAGCTTTGTGAACCACAGACCTATATTGAGCACATTCAGGTATCCCCGTCAGGTTCCTGTCAAGACATCTAAAGCGGACGCGATAAGCAAAGATTTGGTCCGAAGGGGTTTCCGCAGCGTAGGCCCAACGGTCGTGTACACCTTCATGCAAGTCTCTGGCATGACGAATGACCACCTCATCTCCTGCTACCGGTTTGCTGAATGCGCTGCAGCCGCAACCGGTGCTAAGCCTACTACCGAATCTGGCAGCGAAGCAAATTCAGGCGCCAGCAATCACGCCACGGAGCAAAAGGCGAACGGGGCCGCTAACGGACTAGCCGTTGACATCGAGCTGTCCAGAACGATAGACGAGCTCAGCATCTCGTAG